A region of Salvelinus alpinus chromosome 6, SLU_Salpinus.1, whole genome shotgun sequence DNA encodes the following proteins:
- the LOC139579313 gene encoding GTPase IMAP family member 9-like, whose translation MSSISQTKNCDKRRGKVGEQSVAVIDTPGLFDTTLSNEESLKRIAKCISFSAPGPNVFLIVIKLARFTKEEKETVEIIQRFFGDEASKYSMVLFTHGDLLDDDDVTIEQFLLENPDLHSLHSQCSGGYHVFNNKDKNPSQVFELLEKIDKMVKMNGGSHYTTEMFQEAERAIEEMKNRILRENEEKIRREEEKLKKEKIIQEAREKELKEKNERILRENEEQKRRQNELKTDTQEAHEKAIKERNERIQREIQGQRIREEELEKLKLEKEAKDKEIQEVREKHEREARERAEGENGFITSYLKKVGKALKGACSIQ comes from the coding sequence ATGTCCTCTATTTCTCAGACAAAAAACTGTGACAAGAGAAGAGGGAAGGTGGGTGAGCAAAGTGTAGCTGTTATTGACACCCCAGGGTTGTTTGATACTACATTGTCCAATGAGGAGTCACTGAAAAGGATTGCTAAATGCATCTCTTTTTCTGCTCCTGGTCCCAATGTGTTCCTGATTGTGATCAAGCTGGCAAGATTCACTAAAGAGGAAAAGGAAACTGTGGAGATAATTCAGAGATTCTTTGGTGATGAAGCATCAAAATACAGCATGGTTCTCTTCACACATGGAGACCttcttgatgatgatgatgtaacaATTGAACAGTTCCTGCTTGAAAATCCAGATCTGCATAGTTTACATTCCCAATGCAGTGGGGGATATCATGTCTTCAACAACAAAGATAAGAATCCTTCCCAGGTCTTTGAGCTGCTTGAGAAGATAGACAAGATGGTGAAGATGAATGGAGGAAGCCACTACACCACTGAGATGTTCCAGGAGGCTGAGAGAGCGATTGAAGAGATGAAGAACAGGATcctgagagagaatgaagagaagatacgcagagaggaggagaaactGAAGAAAGAAAAAATTATCCAAGAGGCTCGGGAAAAAGAGCTTAAAGAGAAGAATGAGAGGATCCTGAGAGAGAACGAAGAGCAGAAACGCAGACAGAATGAACTGAAGACAGATACACAAGAGGCTCATGAGAAAGCGATTaaagagaggaatgagaggatcCAGAGAGAGATACAAGGTCAGAGAATCAGGGAGGAAGAACTGGAGAAACTGAAACTGGAAAAAGAGGCTAAAGATAAAGAAATACAGGAGGTGAGAGAAAAACATGAAAGGGAGGCaagagagagagctgaaggagAAAATGGCTTTATAACAAGTTATTTGAAAAAAGTGGGCAAAGCACTAAAAGGGGCTTGCAGTATACAATGA